A genomic region of Venturia canescens isolate UGA chromosome 9, ASM1945775v1, whole genome shotgun sequence contains the following coding sequences:
- the LOC122415696 gene encoding serine protease inhibitor 88Ea-like — protein MSPLTIVLLVGCYVASSSAQCLTGNDSPALMNPDSKNMMTNARIGFALDALRKASLIEPDDNLFFSPHSIHQAITLAYFGARGTTESSLKKALHIPEELSKVDVQRSYSLEKSLHQQKKEQGTEPTSYEYNSANRLWISQTKKVRECMLDLFSNELEKTDFAADPLAARNRINEWVSNTTKGHIKDLLPVDGVSADTDLVLANAVYFKGLWTSRFDKTNSKRDIFYGTTSNLVTFMRQKGTFNHIISEQLGAHILQLPYKGDDISMFILLPPFAMSRSLNESGKQQNSTIDRDGIHQLIERITKTKAGTEELLQNLNDGMPPREVEVSLPRFTIEKELQLAPLLHALGAGDLVTADKADLRGFLADGEGNLHLGDAVHRAKVDVNEEGTTAAAATALFSFRSSRPAEPEVFNANHPFLYIIYDRTNREILFTGVYRTPTTPSEPESS, from the exons ATGTCTCCCCTCACGATCGTCCTACTAGTCGGCTGCTACGTCGCCTCGTCTTCGGCCCAATGTTTGACCGGGAACGATAGTCCGGCGTTGATGAATCCGGATTCAAAGAACATGATGACTAATGCTCGTATCGGTTTCGCCTTGGATGCATTGAGAAAAGCATCCCTCATCGAGCCAGATGACAATTTGTTCTTCAGTCCCCACAGCATTCATCAGGCGATCACACTCGCCTATTTTGGTGCGCGGGGCACGACCGAGTCGTCGTTGAAAAAGGCACTGCACATACCGGAGGAGCTCTCCAAGGTCGATGTCCAGAGATCTTATAGCTTGGAAAAGTCGTTGCATCAACAGAAAAAGGAGCAG GGAACAGAGCCGACGAGTTACGAGTACAACAGTGCTAACCGTTTGTGGATTAGCCAGACGAAAAAAGTACGCGAGTGCATGTTGGATTTGTTCAGTAACGAACTTGAGAAAACCGATTTCGCCGCCGATCCACTAGCCGCACGCAATCGCATCAACGAGTGGGTCAGCAATACGACCAAGGGTCACATAAAGGACCTTCTTCCAGTCGATGGGGTGAGCGCCGATACCGATCTCGTACTTGCCAATGCCGTTTATTTCAAAGGACTCTGGACTAGTCGTTTCGACAAAACTAATTCCAAACGTGACATTTTCTACGGAACTACGAGCAATCTCGTAACCTTCATGCGTCAAAAGGGAACCTTCAATCACA TTATTTCGGAGCAGCTCGGAGCCCACATCCTGCAGTTGCCGTACAAGGGTGACGACATTTCCATGTTCATTTTGTTGCCACCATTCGCGATGTCGAGATCTCTCAATGAGTCTGGAAAGCAGCAAAATTCAACGATCGATCGCGACGGTATTCATCAGTTGATCGAAAGAATAACGAAAACGAAGGCAGGAACTGAGGAACTTCTGCAGAATTTGAACGACGGTATGCCACCGAGGGAAGTCGAAGTTTCGTTGCCACGATTCACCATCGAGAAGGAACTTCAACTCGCGCCccttctccatgctcttggagcTGGCGACCTCGTCACAGCTGACAAAGCCGATCTCCGCGGTTTCCTCGCTGACGGTGAAGGAAATTTGCATCTCGGCGATGCCGTGCATCGCGCCAAAGTCGACGTTAACGAGGAAGGAACAACGGCAGCCGCCGCAACTGCTCTCTTCAGTTTTCGTTCGAGCAGACCCGCTGAACCTGAAGTTTTCAACGCCAATCATCCCTTCCTCTACATAATCTACGATCGGACCAATCGGGAAATTCTATTCACAGGCGTTTACAGAACTCCGACAACTCCGAGCGAACCTGAGAGTTCGTAA